One Sphingopyxis macrogoltabida genomic region harbors:
- a CDS encoding antibiotic biosynthesis monooxygenase family protein, with product MAVLEHALLPVRAGCEAGFEAAMAEARPLIEASPGFISLEIRRPVTTGQVYLLLVRWRSVEDHRDGFRQSDRYRQWRALLHHFYDPMPEIGYFGDPL from the coding sequence GTGGCCGTTCTCGAACACGCATTGCTTCCGGTTCGCGCCGGATGCGAAGCCGGGTTCGAGGCGGCGATGGCCGAGGCGCGGCCGCTGATCGAAGCGTCGCCGGGCTTTATCTCGCTTGAAATCCGTCGCCCGGTGACGACCGGACAGGTCTATCTGCTGCTGGTGAGGTGGCGGTCGGTCGAAGATCATCGTGACGGCTTCCGGCAATCGGATCGCTACCGGCAGTGGCGGGCATTGCTGCATCACTTTTATGACCCTATGCCAGAGATCGGCTATTTCGGAGATCCGCTGTGA
- a CDS encoding DUF1489 domain-containing protein, which produces MTRVAVGCADYPALQARIATYAQDGEIRFATRFKPKRADELIGGKLHFIVKHTLVARVTILRFEDRSDGRVDIVCVADLQRIHPQPKRAHQGWRYLADSDAPKGVDVGDGLSDLPPELYRELAELSLI; this is translated from the coding sequence ATGACCCGCGTTGCTGTCGGCTGTGCCGACTATCCTGCGTTGCAAGCGCGGATCGCCACCTATGCGCAAGACGGCGAGATCCGTTTTGCAACGCGCTTCAAACCCAAGCGCGCCGACGAGCTGATCGGCGGCAAGCTGCATTTCATCGTCAAACATACGCTGGTCGCGCGCGTCACGATCTTGCGTTTCGAGGACCGCAGCGATGGACGGGTCGATATCGTTTGCGTCGCCGATCTCCAGCGTATCCATCCGCAGCCGAAACGGGCGCATCAAGGCTGGCGCTATCTCGCCGACAGCGATGCGCCAAAAGGGGTCGATGTGGGGGATGGACTTTCCGACCTGCCGCCCGAACTCTACCGCGAGCTCGCCGAGCTCAGCCTGATCTAG
- a CDS encoding FMN-binding glutamate synthase family protein, whose translation MLRWAAFPVLIAAAAIAGSWGPARWTLLLWIPLLLVAFYDAVQRRHSLRRNFPLIARIRWLFEALRPFLYAYVVESPLEGRPFARSERDLIYARAKGDLDAHPFGTELDVYSDEYEWMSHSIDPAMESDRTQRVAVGGSQCTRPYAAALLNISAMSFGSLGAKAIEALNLGAKLGDFYHDTGEGGLSPYHRLHGGDIVWELGSGYFGCRDDAGHFDPVRFRDVAQGDQVRMIEIKLSQGAKPGHGGVLPGPKVSAEIAATRGVIEGHDCISPAAHSAFATPVELVEWAARLRELSGGKPVGIKLCVGQPHEIYAVMKAMIETGIRLDYIVVDGAEGGTGAAPVEFSNSLGMPLREGLIFVRNALVGCGLKEEVRLAASGKVHSGAGLAVNCALGADWSNAARAFMFSLGCVQSLKCHTDKCPTGVATQDPGRQRGLVVEDKADRVRRFQAATVSALWDITAAMGLDTPWQIQPHHLSERLNSARSDSIDRIYNFYPRGVLLDDPNSVRSARYWKMARAGSFRAAL comes from the coding sequence GTGCTGCGCTGGGCCGCCTTTCCCGTCCTGATCGCCGCAGCGGCGATCGCGGGCTCGTGGGGTCCGGCGCGCTGGACGCTGCTGCTGTGGATCCCGCTGCTGCTCGTCGCATTCTATGATGCGGTGCAGCGCCGGCATTCGCTGCGCCGCAACTTCCCCCTGATTGCGCGCATCCGCTGGCTGTTCGAAGCGCTCCGGCCGTTCCTTTACGCCTATGTCGTCGAAAGTCCGCTCGAGGGCCGGCCGTTCGCGCGCAGCGAGCGCGACCTCATTTACGCCCGCGCCAAGGGCGATCTCGATGCGCATCCGTTCGGCACCGAACTCGACGTCTATTCGGACGAATATGAGTGGATGAGCCACAGCATCGACCCGGCGATGGAAAGCGACCGCACGCAGCGCGTCGCGGTCGGCGGGTCGCAATGCACCCGACCCTATGCGGCCGCCCTGCTCAACATTTCGGCGATGAGCTTCGGGTCGCTGGGCGCGAAAGCCATCGAGGCGCTCAACCTCGGCGCAAAACTCGGCGATTTCTATCACGATACCGGCGAAGGCGGGCTCAGCCCCTATCATCGCCTGCACGGCGGCGACATCGTCTGGGAGCTGGGGAGCGGCTATTTCGGCTGCCGCGACGATGCCGGGCACTTCGACCCGGTGCGTTTCCGGGACGTCGCGCAGGGCGATCAAGTCAGGATGATCGAGATCAAGCTGAGCCAGGGCGCCAAGCCCGGCCACGGCGGCGTGCTGCCCGGACCCAAGGTGAGTGCCGAGATCGCCGCGACGCGCGGCGTGATCGAAGGCCATGACTGCATCTCGCCCGCCGCGCATTCGGCCTTTGCGACGCCGGTCGAACTGGTCGAATGGGCCGCACGGCTGCGCGAACTGTCGGGCGGCAAGCCGGTCGGCATCAAATTGTGCGTCGGCCAGCCGCACGAGATTTATGCCGTCATGAAGGCGATGATCGAAACCGGCATCCGGCTCGACTATATCGTCGTCGACGGCGCCGAGGGCGGGACGGGCGCTGCGCCGGTCGAATTTTCGAACAGTCTCGGCATGCCCTTGCGCGAGGGGCTGATCTTCGTGCGCAACGCGCTCGTCGGCTGCGGGCTCAAGGAAGAGGTGCGGCTCGCCGCTTCGGGCAAGGTCCATTCGGGCGCCGGTCTCGCCGTCAATTGCGCGCTCGGCGCCGACTGGTCGAACGCGGCGCGCGCCTTCATGTTCTCGCTCGGCTGCGTCCAGTCGCTGAAATGCCATACCGACAAATGCCCGACCGGCGTCGCAACGCAGGATCCGGGCCGGCAGCGTGGGCTGGTGGTGGAGGACAAGGCCGACCGGGTCCGCCGCTTCCAAGCCGCGACGGTATCGGCGCTATGGGACATTACCGCGGCGATGGGGCTCGACACGCCTTGGCAGATCCAGCCGCATCACCTGAGCGAACGGCTCAACTCGGCGCGATCGGATTCGATCGACCGCATCTATAATTTCTATCCGCGCGGCGTGCTGCTTGACGATCCAAATTCGGTGCGCAGCGCTCGCTACTGGAAGATGGCGCGCGCCGGCAGCTTCCGGGCGGCGCTCTAG
- a CDS encoding nuclear transport factor 2 family protein produces MSAQTGLAAWHDYMAGGGDPQALKDLLAEDAVFHSPVVHTPQVGRDKVFAYLHAASHVLGGENFRYLREIVDGNQAMLEFASELDGIQINGVDIILWNGEGKISDFKVMVRPLKAINKVWEKMAAMLAAQAG; encoded by the coding sequence ATGAGCGCGCAGACGGGTCTCGCTGCCTGGCATGACTATATGGCGGGCGGCGGCGACCCGCAGGCGCTGAAAGACCTGCTCGCCGAGGATGCGGTGTTCCACTCGCCCGTGGTCCACACGCCGCAGGTCGGGCGCGACAAAGTGTTCGCCTATCTGCACGCGGCGAGCCATGTGCTCGGCGGCGAGAATTTCCGCTATCTCCGCGAAATTGTCGACGGCAATCAGGCGATGCTCGAATTCGCCAGCGAGCTCGACGGTATCCAGATCAACGGCGTCGATATCATCCTTTGGAACGGCGAAGGAAAAATAAGCGATTTCAAGGTGATGGTTCGCCCGCTCAAGGCGATCAACAAGGTGTGGGAAAAGATGGCGGCGATGCTTGCGGCGCAGGCCGGCTAA
- a CDS encoding TerC family protein: protein MILEFLTQAASAAPSFGSPAEIWQHIVNDFSNIGSPAAMSAFLQVLMIDIVLAGDNAIVVGALAAGLPADQRRKVIVIGVLAALVLRVAFALVVQQLMGIVGLIFVGGLLLVWVAWKMWRELREGAHSAGSPEVEGDEHSGLKPAKSFAAAAWAVAVADVSMSLDNVLAVAGAARDHPGIMIVGLIVAVALMGVAANIIAKYIERYRWIAYIGLAVILYVAVKMIYEGWVDPGVGIGTLFG, encoded by the coding sequence GTGATATTGGAATTTTTGACCCAAGCGGCTTCCGCCGCGCCGAGCTTCGGTTCGCCTGCCGAAATCTGGCAGCATATCGTCAATGATTTCAGCAATATCGGATCGCCAGCGGCGATGTCGGCTTTTCTGCAGGTGCTGATGATCGACATCGTGCTGGCGGGCGACAATGCGATCGTCGTCGGCGCACTGGCTGCGGGATTGCCCGCCGACCAGCGGCGCAAGGTTATCGTCATCGGTGTGCTCGCAGCATTGGTGCTGCGGGTGGCGTTCGCGCTGGTCGTCCAGCAACTGATGGGCATCGTCGGTCTGATCTTCGTCGGGGGCCTACTGCTCGTCTGGGTGGCGTGGAAGATGTGGCGCGAACTGCGCGAAGGCGCGCACTCGGCGGGTTCGCCCGAGGTCGAAGGCGACGAACATTCGGGCCTCAAGCCGGCCAAGAGCTTTGCTGCCGCCGCCTGGGCGGTCGCCGTCGCCGACGTCAGCATGAGCCTCGACAATGTGCTCGCGGTCGCCGGCGCGGCACGCGACCACCCCGGCATCATGATCGTCGGCCTGATCGTTGCCGTTGCCCTGATGGGCGTCGCGGCGAACATCATCGCCAAATATATCGAGCGGTACCGCTGGATCGCCTACATCGGCCTTGCGGTGATCCTCTATGTCGCGGTCAAGATGATCTACGAAGGCTGGGTCGATCCTGGCGTCGGGATCGGAACCCTGTTCGGTTGA
- the rho gene encoding transcription termination factor Rho yields MHLKELKTKAPAQLVEMAEELGVEGASTLRKQDLMFSILKELAEEGEEIIGSGTIEVLPDSFGFLRSSDANYLAGPDDIYVSPNQVRKYGLRTGDTVEGEIRAPRDGERYFALTKLIKVNFDDPEAVRHRVNFDNLTPLYPNQKLSLDTVDPTVKDKSARVIDLVSPQGKGQRALIVAPPRTGKTVLLQNIAKAITDNHPEVYLIVLLVDERPEEVTDMQRSVNGEVVSSTFDEPATRHVQVAEMVIEKAKRLVEHKKDVVILLDSITRLGRAYNTVVPSSGKVLTGGVDANALQRPKRFFGAARNIEEGGSLSIIATALIDTGSRMDEVIFEEFKGTGNSEIVLDRKVADKRIFPSLDVGKSGTRKEELLVEKDKLSKMWVLRRILMQMGTVDAMEFLLDKIKDSKTNEDFFDSMNQ; encoded by the coding sequence ATGCATCTTAAAGAACTCAAAACCAAAGCGCCCGCCCAGCTCGTCGAAATGGCGGAAGAACTGGGCGTCGAGGGCGCATCGACGCTGCGCAAGCAGGACCTGATGTTCTCGATCCTGAAAGAACTCGCCGAAGAGGGCGAGGAAATCATCGGGTCGGGCACGATCGAGGTCCTCCCGGACTCGTTCGGTTTCCTGCGCTCGTCGGACGCCAATTATCTCGCGGGCCCCGACGACATTTATGTCTCGCCGAACCAGGTTCGCAAATATGGCCTGCGCACCGGCGACACGGTCGAAGGCGAGATTCGCGCCCCGCGCGACGGCGAGCGCTATTTCGCGCTGACCAAATTGATCAAGGTCAATTTCGACGACCCCGAAGCGGTCCGCCACCGCGTCAATTTCGACAATCTCACCCCGCTCTATCCGAACCAGAAGCTGTCGCTCGACACCGTCGACCCGACGGTCAAGGACAAGTCGGCGCGTGTCATCGATCTCGTCAGCCCGCAGGGCAAGGGCCAGCGCGCGCTGATCGTCGCGCCGCCGCGCACCGGTAAGACGGTGCTGCTGCAGAATATCGCCAAGGCGATCACCGACAATCATCCCGAGGTCTATCTCATCGTCCTCCTCGTGGACGAACGTCCCGAGGAAGTCACCGACATGCAGCGCAGCGTGAACGGCGAAGTCGTCTCTTCGACTTTCGACGAACCCGCGACGCGCCACGTCCAAGTCGCCGAAATGGTGATCGAAAAGGCGAAGCGCCTCGTCGAGCACAAGAAGGATGTCGTCATCCTGCTCGATTCGATCACCCGCCTCGGCCGCGCCTACAACACCGTCGTTCCCTCGTCGGGCAAGGTGCTGACCGGCGGCGTCGATGCCAACGCGCTGCAGCGTCCCAAGCGCTTCTTCGGCGCCGCGCGCAACATTGAGGAAGGCGGTTCGCTCTCGATCATCGCGACCGCGCTGATCGACACCGGCAGCCGCATGGACGAGGTCATCTTCGAAGAATTCAAGGGCACCGGTAACTCGGAAATCGTCCTCGACCGCAAGGTCGCCGACAAGCGCATCTTCCCGTCGCTCGACGTCGGCAAGTCGGGCACCCGCAAGGAAGAGCTGCTCGTCGAGAAGGACAAGCTGTCGAAAATGTGGGTGCTGCGCCGCATCCTCATGCAGATGGGCACCGTCGACGCGATGGAATTCCTGCTCGACAAGATCAAGGATTCGAAGACCAACGAGGATTTCTTCGACAGCATGAACCAGTAA